Proteins co-encoded in one Sulfurimonas sp. HSL1-2 genomic window:
- the rplF gene encoding 50S ribosomal protein L6 produces the protein MSRIGKAPVAFPADVNVTADGEVITFKKGNNTRTLDTKGNVDFNIEGNTLTFASKSDAREHRAFWGTYRALAANIVKGLTEGFERKLEINGVGYRAAVQGKVLNLQLGFSHDINYDIPAGVEVAVDKNVITLKGADNQQLGQMAAEIRAFRPPEPYKGKGVKYVEEHIVRKAGKTSKK, from the coding sequence ATGTCACGTATTGGTAAAGCTCCGGTCGCATTCCCGGCCGATGTGAACGTAACGGCTGACGGTGAGGTTATCACTTTCAAAAAAGGCAACAACACGCGTACCCTCGACACGAAAGGCAACGTTGACTTCAACATCGAAGGCAACACGCTGACGTTTGCATCCAAATCCGATGCACGCGAACACCGCGCTTTCTGGGGAACATACCGTGCTCTGGCAGCGAACATTGTCAAGGGTCTCACTGAAGGTTTCGAACGCAAGCTCGAGATCAACGGTGTCGGTTACCGTGCCGCGGTCCAGGGCAAAGTCCTGAACCTGCAGCTTGGTTTCTCCCATGACATCAACTACGACATCCCTGCGGGCGTCGAAGTCGCTGTTGACAAGAACGTTATCACCCTCAAAGGTGCTGACAACCAGCAGCTCGGCCAGATGGCTGCCGAGATCCGCGCTTTCCGTCCGCCGGAGCCTTATAAAGGCAAGGGTGTCAAATATGTTGAAGAACATATTGTCCGCAAAGCCGGCAAGACATCTAAGAAATAA
- the map gene encoding type I methionyl aminopeptidase, with the protein MAIALRKPEEIEKLRAANAIVGGTLDLLRKETRPGLSLKELDAMAEDYIRSHGARPSFKGLYGFPNAVCTSLNEVIIHGIPNDYKLQEGDIIGYDIGTELNGYYGDSAITVPVGKVTEQDEALIACAKDSLYYAIDIIQEGMRFKELSMAIEQFILERGFVPLRGFCGHGIGKRPHEEPEIPNYLEGSNPKAGPKIKNGMVFCIEPMICQKEAKAVILENGWDVVSSDNLRGSHYEHTVAVIGGKAEILSLPQGA; encoded by the coding sequence ATGGCCATCGCGCTGCGCAAACCCGAAGAAATTGAAAAACTCCGTGCCGCCAACGCCATTGTCGGCGGTACCCTTGACCTTCTCCGTAAAGAGACCCGTCCGGGTTTGAGCCTGAAGGAACTTGATGCCATGGCCGAGGATTATATCCGCAGCCACGGAGCACGTCCCTCGTTCAAAGGGCTCTACGGATTCCCCAATGCCGTTTGCACCTCCCTCAACGAAGTGATCATTCACGGTATTCCCAATGATTACAAGCTGCAGGAGGGCGATATCATCGGCTATGATATCGGTACGGAACTCAACGGCTATTACGGTGATTCGGCCATCACCGTCCCGGTCGGGAAGGTCACAGAGCAGGATGAGGCGTTGATCGCCTGTGCCAAAGACTCACTCTATTACGCCATCGATATTATCCAAGAGGGAATGCGGTTCAAAGAGCTTTCCATGGCGATTGAGCAGTTTATTCTCGAACGCGGCTTTGTACCGCTGCGCGGATTCTGCGGACACGGCATCGGGAAGCGCCCGCATGAGGAACCTGAGATCCCCAACTACCTGGAAGGATCCAACCCGAAAGCGGGTCCGAAGATCAAAAACGGCATGGTTTTCTGCATTGAGCCGATGATCTGCCAAAAAGAGGCCAAGGCGGTGATCCTGGAAAACGGATGGGATGTTGTCAGCAGCGACAACCTCCGCGGATCACATTACGAACACACGGTTGCTGTCATCGGCGGCAAAGCGGAAATCTTATCATTACCCCAAGGAGCATAA
- the rplX gene encoding 50S ribosomal protein L24: MAKFNFKKGDMVEIIAGDDKGTKAEVLMVMPKENKVLVKGCKLAKKAVKPTEENPKGGFMSKEMPIDASNVRKVEA; encoded by the coding sequence ATGGCAAAGTTTAACTTCAAAAAAGGCGATATGGTCGAGATCATTGCCGGTGACGACAAAGGCACCAAGGCAGAAGTTCTGATGGTCATGCCGAAAGAGAACAAGGTCCTCGTCAAAGGCTGTAAGCTTGCGAAAAAAGCGGTCAAGCCGACAGAAGAGAACCCGAAGGGCGGATTTATGAGCAAAGAGATGCCGATCGATGCATCCAATGTCCGCAAAGTGGAGGCGTAA
- the rpsQ gene encoding 30S ribosomal protein S17, protein MSKREIQGVVVKKAGDKTATVVVERRVMHPRYHKTVKRFKKYLIHDENNTLNVGDEVIAIECRPMSKTKSFELKSVVATGVES, encoded by the coding sequence ATGTCTAAACGTGAAATTCAGGGTGTAGTCGTCAAGAAAGCCGGTGACAAGACAGCGACAGTTGTCGTTGAACGCCGTGTTATGCACCCGCGCTACCACAAAACGGTCAAGCGCTTCAAAAAATATCTCATCCACGATGAGAACAACACGCTTAACGTCGGTGACGAAGTGATCGCAATCGAGTGTCGCCCGATGTCCAAGACGAAGTCTTTTGAACTCAAAAGCGTTGTTGCGACAGGAGTAGAGTCATGA
- the rpsC gene encoding 30S ribosomal protein S3 gives MGQKVNPIGFRLGINRNWESRWYPNFKNAPANLGEDHKIRTFLKKELYYAGVNNIIIERTVKRLRVTIVAARPGIIIGKKGADIEKLKTKLQNLIGKDIAVNIKEEKKSMIAAQLVAENVATQLERRVAFRRAMKKVMQNAQRAGAKGIRIAVAGRLGGAEMARTEWYREGRVPLHTLRAKIDYGFAEAHTTYGIIGIKVWIFKGEVLSKGIQPEPKEEEVKRERRGRAPRKAD, from the coding sequence ATGGGTCAGAAAGTCAATCCGATCGGATTCCGTCTGGGCATCAACCGTAACTGGGAGTCCCGCTGGTATCCGAATTTCAAAAACGCACCGGCCAACCTGGGCGAAGACCACAAAATCCGTACTTTCCTGAAAAAGGAACTCTACTATGCGGGTGTGAACAACATCATCATCGAGCGTACGGTGAAGCGTCTGCGCGTCACGATCGTCGCAGCGCGCCCGGGTATCATCATCGGTAAAAAGGGTGCTGATATCGAGAAGCTCAAAACAAAGCTTCAGAACCTGATCGGCAAAGACATTGCGGTCAACATCAAAGAAGAGAAAAAGTCGATGATCGCGGCGCAGCTCGTTGCCGAGAACGTTGCGACACAGCTGGAGCGCCGCGTTGCGTTCCGCCGTGCGATGAAGAAAGTAATGCAGAATGCACAGCGTGCCGGTGCCAAAGGTATCCGTATCGCCGTCGCAGGCCGCCTCGGTGGTGCTGAAATGGCACGTACCGAGTGGTACCGCGAAGGCCGCGTGCCGCTGCATACGCTCCGTGCCAAGATCGATTACGGTTTTGCCGAAGCGCACACGACTTACGGCATCATCGGTATCAAGGTCTGGATCTTCAAAGGTGAAGTCCTCTCCAAAGGTATCCAGCCGGAGCCGAAAGAAGAAGAAGTAAAACGTGAGCGCCGCGGTCGTGCTCCGAGAAAGGCGGATTAA
- the rpmC gene encoding 50S ribosomal protein L29, whose product MKYTDLAEKTSAELSAMLKEKKTELFTLRLKQKTMQLQNTSELRNVRKDIARINTALSAAK is encoded by the coding sequence ATGAAGTATACTGATTTGGCAGAGAAGACCTCAGCAGAACTGAGCGCAATGCTCAAAGAGAAGAAGACTGAGCTCTTCACGCTGAGACTGAAGCAAAAAACGATGCAACTGCAGAACACGAGCGAGCTGCGTAACGTACGCAAAGATATCGCCCGTATCAACACTGCGCTCAGCGCAGCGAAGTAA
- the rplB gene encoding 50S ribosomal protein L2, which translates to MAIKTYRPITPSRRFYTNIDSGDITAKASVRSLLVKLPVNAGRNNNGRITSRHKQGGAKKLYRIIDFKRNKFGIPGKVASIEYDPYRNCRIALVNYADGEKRYILQPKGLNVGDAVAAAAEGLDIKPGNAMKLKSIPVGTTVHNVELKPGKGGQMVRSAGASAQIMGRDGKYVSLRLPSGEMRYVLGECMATIGTVGNEEYSNIVFAKAGRTRHMGIRPQTRGSAMNPIDHPHGGGEGKTNSGRHPVTPWGKPTKGAKTRRKKASDKLIITRRKKG; encoded by the coding sequence ATGGCAATTAAAACCTACAGACCAATTACTCCGAGTCGCCGTTTCTATACGAACATCGACTCCGGTGACATTACAGCAAAGGCATCTGTCCGCTCTCTGCTGGTCAAGCTGCCGGTTAACGCTGGTCGTAACAACAACGGACGCATCACATCCCGCCACAAGCAGGGTGGAGCGAAGAAGCTGTACCGTATCATCGATTTCAAGCGTAACAAGTTCGGCATTCCGGGCAAAGTCGCATCGATCGAATACGATCCGTACCGCAACTGCCGTATCGCGCTGGTCAACTACGCGGACGGTGAAAAGCGTTACATCCTTCAGCCGAAAGGCCTGAACGTCGGTGACGCTGTTGCCGCAGCAGCAGAAGGGCTCGACATCAAGCCGGGCAACGCGATGAAGCTCAAAAGCATTCCGGTCGGTACGACCGTCCACAATGTCGAGCTCAAGCCGGGCAAAGGTGGCCAGATGGTCCGCTCTGCCGGTGCATCCGCTCAGATCATGGGTCGTGACGGCAAGTACGTCTCCCTGCGTCTGCCTTCCGGTGAGATGCGCTACGTCCTCGGCGAGTGTATGGCGACGATCGGTACTGTCGGTAACGAAGAGTACAGCAACATCGTCTTCGCGAAAGCCGGCCGTACACGCCACATGGGTATCCGCCCGCAGACGCGCGGTTCCGCGATGAACCCGATTGACCACCCGCACGGTGGTGGTGAAGGTAAAACAAACTCCGGTCGTCACCCGGTTACTCCGTGGGGTAAACCGACCAAGGGTGCGAAAACGCGTCGTAAAAAAGCGAGCGATAAGCTTATTATCACTCGTCGTAAGAAAGGTTAA
- the rpsS gene encoding 30S ribosomal protein S19, with protein MARSVKKGPFVDDHLMKKVLAAKEAKSNKPIKTWSRRSVILPDMIGLTLNVHNGRQFVPVYVTENHIGYKLGEFAPTRTFKGHKGSVQRKG; from the coding sequence ATGGCACGTTCAGTAAAAAAAGGTCCGTTCGTAGACGACCATTTGATGAAAAAAGTGCTCGCAGCCAAAGAAGCGAAGAGCAATAAGCCTATCAAGACATGGTCACGCCGCAGCGTGATCCTGCCGGATATGATCGGTCTGACACTCAATGTCCATAACGGACGCCAGTTTGTACCGGTCTACGTGACAGAGAACCACATCGGCTACAAGCTCGGTGAGTTCGCTCCGACACGTACATTCAAGGGCCACAAGGGCTCTGTACAGAGAAAGGGCTAA
- the infA gene encoding translation initiation factor IF-1 → MAKDDVIEVDGTVVEALPNATFRVELENGHVILCHIAGKMRMHYIKILPGDRVKIELTPYSLDKGRITYRYK, encoded by the coding sequence ATGGCAAAAGATGATGTCATTGAGGTTGACGGTACAGTAGTTGAAGCGCTGCCGAATGCAACATTTCGTGTAGAGCTTGAGAACGGCCACGTGATCCTGTGCCACATTGCCGGCAAGATGCGTATGCACTATATCAAGATCCTCCCGGGCGACCGCGTCAAGATCGAACTGACGCCGTACAGCCTGGACAAGGGCCGTATCACTTACCGTTACAAATAA
- the rplV gene encoding 50S ribosomal protein L22: MARALLKFIRVSPTKSRLIAREIQGMNAEEAIAALEFTPNKAAKIISKVVASAVANSGNDASDCVITSCRVDNGPVLKRFRPRARGMASGIRKPTAHILVEVEGK, translated from the coding sequence ATGGCAAGAGCACTGTTGAAATTTATCCGCGTCTCTCCGACGAAGTCTCGCCTCATCGCACGCGAAATCCAGGGCATGAACGCTGAAGAAGCGATCGCTGCACTGGAGTTCACGCCGAACAAAGCGGCGAAGATCATCTCCAAAGTCGTTGCATCGGCTGTCGCGAACAGCGGCAACGATGCCAGCGACTGTGTGATCACTTCTTGCCGTGTTGACAACGGTCCGGTTCTCAAGCGCTTCCGTCCGCGTGCTCGCGGTATGGCTAGCGGGATCCGCAAACCGACGGCACACATCTTAGTAGAAGTAGAGGGCAAATAA
- the rplR gene encoding 50S ribosomal protein L18, with protein sequence MNAKVLKAKVSKRVQRKRRIRANINGTAAKPRVSIFRSNRYLSVQAIDDASAVTLAASNTKPLGAKANKEGAAALAADFAGKLKAAGISEIFFDRNGYVYHGVVAAFADALRANEIKF encoded by the coding sequence ATGAATGCAAAAGTATTGAAAGCAAAAGTTTCAAAACGTGTTCAGCGCAAGCGCCGCATCCGTGCAAACATCAACGGAACGGCAGCGAAGCCGCGTGTTAGCATCTTCCGCTCCAACCGCTACCTCAGCGTCCAGGCAATCGACGACGCGAGCGCGGTCACACTGGCAGCTTCCAACACGAAGCCGCTGGGTGCGAAAGCGAACAAAGAGGGTGCGGCCGCACTGGCAGCAGATTTCGCAGGCAAGCTTAAAGCAGCCGGTATCAGCGAGATCTTCTTTGACCGTAACGGTTACGTCTACCATGGCGTCGTTGCGGCCTTTGCCGATGCACTTCGCGCGAACGAAATTAAGTTTTAA
- the rplO gene encoding 50S ribosomal protein L15: protein MALENLTPAAGSTSNTKRLGRGQGSGNGKTAGKGNKGQKARSGYNAKRNFEGGQQPLARRLPKIGFTSRVVKPYVINVDRITAVAALDEITVEAIRGVHKLGKAVTKVKLVGASAKDLASKIKDENVTTTGK, encoded by the coding sequence ATGGCACTTGAAAACTTGACACCTGCAGCGGGCTCCACAAGCAATACAAAGCGTCTGGGCCGCGGTCAGGGTAGCGGTAACGGTAAAACCGCAGGTAAAGGTAACAAAGGGCAGAAAGCTCGCTCAGGTTACAATGCAAAGCGTAACTTCGAGGGTGGTCAGCAGCCGCTGGCTCGCCGTCTGCCGAAGATCGGCTTCACGTCACGTGTTGTTAAACCGTACGTTATCAACGTTGACCGCATTACAGCGGTTGCGGCACTCGACGAGATCACCGTCGAAGCGATCCGCGGTGTTCACAAGCTGGGCAAAGCCGTGACGAAGGTTAAACTGGTCGGCGCTTCTGCGAAAGACCTTGCCTCCAAGATCAAAGACGAAAACGTTACAACAACCGGCAAGTAA
- a CDS encoding 2OG-Fe(II) oxygenase, whose protein sequence is MRQISNYVYCDDFIAELRYETRLMANPYYDYPYLIIENFLSEEACAEIAAYTHDKSEGERAKVKKNFHGVVVPELEEDIRKTAIHELPEILLEGYKLSFAYYQKQIEDYFSVALTTATEVQALEYTRGGFYIKHADDSNELVNCEGETVGFAQVAPERKITTVLFATSHRDNGGDGLQFGGGELVFNYLYDAENRPVRFRPKAGDMVIFPSNPIYSHEVLPVSDGYRLTLVQWHDAIIS, encoded by the coding sequence TTGCGGCAAATCAGCAACTATGTCTACTGCGATGACTTCATCGCCGAGCTGCGCTACGAGACCCGCCTGATGGCAAACCCCTATTACGACTACCCCTATCTCATCATCGAGAACTTTCTCTCGGAAGAGGCCTGCGCCGAGATCGCGGCCTATACCCACGATAAAAGCGAGGGGGAGCGGGCCAAAGTCAAAAAAAACTTCCACGGTGTCGTCGTGCCGGAGCTCGAGGAGGATATCCGAAAGACAGCGATCCACGAACTGCCTGAAATTCTGCTCGAGGGGTACAAGCTCAGTTTCGCCTATTATCAGAAACAGATCGAAGACTATTTCAGTGTGGCACTGACAACGGCGACCGAAGTGCAGGCGTTGGAGTACACGCGGGGCGGTTTCTATATCAAACATGCCGACGACTCGAACGAGCTTGTCAACTGTGAGGGGGAAACGGTCGGTTTTGCCCAGGTCGCGCCCGAGCGAAAGATCACGACAGTCCTTTTTGCAACGTCGCATCGGGACAACGGCGGCGACGGGCTGCAGTTCGGCGGCGGCGAACTGGTCTTTAACTACCTCTATGATGCGGAGAACAGGCCTGTCCGTTTCCGTCCGAAGGCGGGGGATATGGTCATTTTCCCGAGCAATCCCATCTACAGCCACGAGGTCCTTCCTGTGTCCGACGGCTACCGGCTGACCCTGGTGCAGTGGCACGACGCGATTATCAGCTAG
- the rpsH gene encoding 30S ribosomal protein S8, producing MVNDLIADSLTRIRNAAMRRLDVTTLMHSKSVEAVVGILAEKGYIDSFNVVEDGNKKSINVVLKYDEAGKTVINEMKRVSKPGRRIYKGRDEIKRFKNGYGTIIVSTSKGVIPNDKAYELGVGGEVLCTVW from the coding sequence ATGGTAAATGATCTTATTGCAGACTCTTTGACCCGTATCCGCAATGCAGCGATGCGTCGCCTCGACGTCACAACGCTGATGCACTCCAAGTCAGTTGAAGCAGTCGTTGGTATTCTCGCAGAGAAGGGCTACATTGATAGCTTTAACGTTGTCGAAGACGGTAACAAGAAAAGCATCAACGTTGTGTTGAAGTATGATGAAGCGGGTAAAACCGTCATCAACGAGATGAAACGCGTTTCCAAACCGGGACGCCGTATCTACAAAGGCCGTGACGAAATCAAGCGTTTCAAAAATGGTTACGGTACGATCATCGTCAGTACTTCCAAAGGTGTCATCCCGAACGATAAAGCTTACGAGCTTGGCGTCGGCGGTGAAGTACTTTGTACAGTTTGGTAA
- a CDS encoding type Z 30S ribosomal protein S14 codes for MAKKSMIAKQQRKPKFAVRAYTRCQICGRPHSVLRDFGICRVCFRKMANEGLIPGVRKSSW; via the coding sequence ATGGCTAAGAAGTCCATGATCGCAAAACAGCAGCGCAAACCGAAATTCGCGGTTCGTGCTTATACACGTTGCCAGATCTGCGGCCGCCCGCACTCTGTACTCCGTGACTTCGGTATTTGTCGTGTTTGCTTTAGAAAAATGGCAAATGAGGGATTGATCCCAGGCGTCAGAAAGTCAAGCTGGTAA
- the secY gene encoding preprotein translocase subunit SecY, whose translation MNQQLINKILITIGFLFLYRLLAYVPVPGVDTAVIASFFDSHSSDALGLFNMFSGNAVERLSIISLGIMPYITASIIMELLAATFPNLGQMKKERDGMVKYMQIIRYSTIAITLVQAVGVSIGLQSMTGKDGSSAILMDHSTFVMVAAISMLAGTMLLMWIGEQITQSGVGNGISLIIFAGIVSAIPSAIGQTVTMLNTGAISFITVIAILLLILVTVGVIIYVELGERRIPVTYAKKTMMANQNKRVMNYIPIKVNLSGVIPVIFASAILMFPMTVLSSSTNPYVQAVADLLNPSGYFFNFLTFLFVVFFAYFYASIVFNAKDISDNLKRQGGFIPGIRPGEGTKEFLNETASRLTFTGAIYLGLVATLPWIIVKGMGVPFYFGGTAVLIVVQVALDTMRKIEAQIYMSKYETLSAVGL comes from the coding sequence ATGAACCAGCAGCTCATTAACAAGATCCTCATAACGATCGGGTTTCTGTTCCTCTACCGGCTGCTGGCCTACGTGCCGGTGCCGGGCGTAGACACTGCCGTCATCGCCTCCTTCTTCGATTCACACTCCTCCGATGCTCTCGGTCTGTTCAACATGTTCAGCGGAAACGCCGTCGAACGCCTCTCCATTATTTCACTCGGTATCATGCCTTACATTACCGCGTCGATCATCATGGAACTGCTTGCAGCGACCTTCCCGAACCTCGGACAGATGAAGAAAGAGCGTGACGGCATGGTCAAATATATGCAGATCATCCGCTACTCCACTATCGCTATTACCCTCGTACAGGCGGTCGGTGTCAGCATCGGTCTGCAGAGCATGACAGGAAAGGACGGCAGCAGCGCGATCCTGATGGACCACAGTACTTTTGTTATGGTCGCAGCGATCTCCATGCTCGCCGGTACGATGCTGTTGATGTGGATCGGTGAGCAGATCACGCAGAGCGGTGTCGGTAACGGTATCTCTCTGATCATCTTCGCCGGGATCGTTTCCGCGATCCCTTCCGCGATCGGTCAGACGGTCACGATGCTCAACACGGGTGCGATCAGCTTCATTACGGTCATTGCGATCCTGCTGCTGATCCTCGTCACCGTCGGCGTCATTATCTACGTGGAGCTCGGCGAACGCCGTATCCCGGTGACTTACGCCAAAAAGACGATGATGGCGAACCAGAACAAGCGCGTGATGAACTATATCCCGATCAAGGTCAACCTGTCGGGCGTCATTCCGGTCATCTTCGCTTCGGCGATCCTGATGTTCCCGATGACGGTGCTCTCATCCAGCACCAACCCGTATGTCCAGGCGGTAGCGGACCTGCTCAATCCGAGCGGCTACTTCTTCAACTTCCTGACATTCCTCTTCGTCGTATTCTTCGCGTACTTCTACGCGTCGATCGTCTTCAACGCCAAGGATATCTCCGATAACCTCAAGCGCCAGGGCGGCTTCATTCCGGGTATTCGCCCGGGTGAGGGGACGAAAGAGTTCCTGAACGAGACGGCGTCACGCCTGACGTTCACCGGGGCGATCTACCTCGGTCTGGTGGCGACACTGCCGTGGATCATCGTCAAGGGGATGGGCGTACCGTTCTACTTTGGCGGTACGGCGGTTCTCATCGTCGTCCAGGTTGCACTTGATACTATGCGCAAGATCGAAGCCCAGATCTATATGAGCAAGTACGAAACCCTCAGCGCGGTCGGTCTGTAA
- a CDS encoding 50S ribosomal protein L23: protein MADITDIKSIVYTEKTLGLQEEGVVVVQTSPRMTKSGLKEVFREYFGVIPTRINSLNQSGKTKRFRGVMGKQNDFKKFYVKLPEGAAIESMAV from the coding sequence ATGGCTGATATTACAGATATTAAATCAATCGTTTACACTGAGAAAACGCTTGGTCTGCAGGAAGAGGGTGTCGTCGTTGTTCAGACATCCCCGCGCATGACCAAAAGCGGTCTCAAAGAGGTGTTCCGTGAGTACTTCGGTGTCATCCCGACACGCATCAACTCACTGAACCAAAGCGGTAAAACAAAACGCTTCCGCGGTGTCATGGGCAAGCAGAACGACTTTAAAAAGTTCTACGTAAAGCTGCCTGAAGGCGCGGCAATCGAATCGATGGCGGTGTAA
- the rplE gene encoding 50S ribosomal protein L5, with protein sequence MARLKDKYVAMKPELQSKLEIKNAMQIPAVEKIIISVGTGFAMKDNKLIQNIQDTISLIAGQHATVVDARKSVAGFKVREGMPVGVKVTLRGENMYTFLDKLIAVALPRVKDFRGIPRNGFDGRGNYNFGLNEQLIFPEVNYDSIMQIHGMNITIVTTTQSDKEALTLLEAMGMPFAKGRE encoded by the coding sequence ATGGCACGTTTGAAAGATAAATATGTCGCAATGAAACCGGAACTGCAGAGCAAGCTTGAGATCAAGAACGCAATGCAGATCCCGGCGGTCGAGAAGATTATCATCTCTGTCGGTACCGGCTTCGCGATGAAAGACAACAAACTGATCCAGAACATCCAGGACACGATCAGCCTGATCGCCGGTCAGCACGCGACAGTCGTCGATGCTCGTAAATCCGTCGCAGGCTTCAAAGTCCGTGAAGGGATGCCGGTCGGTGTCAAAGTCACCCTGCGCGGTGAAAACATGTACACCTTCCTGGACAAACTGATCGCTGTCGCACTGCCGCGCGTGAAAGACTTCCGTGGTATCCCGCGCAACGGTTTCGACGGCCGCGGTAACTACAACTTCGGTCTGAACGAGCAGCTGATCTTCCCGGAAGTCAACTATGATTCCATCATGCAGATTCACGGGATGAACATCACGATCGTCACTACGACGCAGAGTGATAAAGAGGCATTGACCCTGCTCGAAGCAATGGGTATGCCGTTCGCGAAAGGGAGAGAGTAA
- the rpsE gene encoding 30S ribosomal protein S5 produces the protein MKTVNREEFEESIVHIGRVTKVVKGGRRFRFTALVVVGNKNGIVGFGYGKAKEVPDAIRKAVDEAFKNLTDVKIKGTTIAHDIEHKFNASRILMKPASEGTGVIAGGAMRPVLELAGIQDILTKSIGSNNPNSVVRATIEALARMKG, from the coding sequence ATGAAAACTGTCAACAGAGAAGAATTCGAAGAATCGATCGTACACATCGGTCGGGTCACTAAAGTTGTCAAAGGTGGTCGTCGCTTCCGTTTCACAGCACTTGTCGTCGTCGGCAACAAGAACGGCATCGTCGGCTTCGGTTACGGTAAGGCCAAAGAGGTCCCGGACGCTATCCGCAAAGCGGTAGACGAAGCGTTCAAAAACTTGACGGATGTTAAGATTAAAGGGACTACAATTGCGCACGATATCGAGCACAAGTTCAACGCAAGCCGCATCCTGATGAAACCGGCCTCCGAAGGTACCGGTGTTATCGCCGGTGGTGCGATGCGTCCGGTTCTCGAACTCGCGGGTATCCAGGACATCCTGACGAAATCCATCGGTTCGAACAATCCGAATTCGGTTGTCCGCGCGACAATCGAAGCGCTTGCGCGTATGAAAGGATAA
- the rplP gene encoding 50S ribosomal protein L16 produces the protein MLMPKRMKFRKYMKGRNRGKARSGYKLAFGDIAIKAVEAGRINSRQIESARIAATRHIKRQGKIWIRVFPDKPLTAKPLEVRMGKGKGAIDQWVMNIKPGRIIFEMGGVEESLAREALTLAMHKLPFKTKIVTAEMDNEVY, from the coding sequence ATGTTGATGCCAAAAAGAATGAAATTCCGCAAGTACATGAAGGGTCGCAACCGCGGTAAAGCGCGCAGCGGCTACAAACTTGCGTTCGGCGATATCGCAATCAAGGCAGTCGAAGCGGGCCGTATCAACTCCCGCCAGATCGAGTCTGCGCGTATCGCGGCAACCCGTCACATCAAGCGCCAGGGTAAGATCTGGATCCGTGTTTTCCCGGACAAGCCGCTCACAGCGAAACCGCTTGAAGTACGTATGGGTAAAGGTAAAGGTGCGATCGACCAGTGGGTAATGAACATTAAACCGGGTCGTATCATCTTCGAAATGGGTGGCGTTGAAGAGTCCCTGGCACGCGAAGCGCTGACGCTTGCGATGCACAAGCTGCCATTCAAAACGAAAATTGTAACGGCGGAGATGGACAATGAAGTATACTGA
- the rplN gene encoding 50S ribosomal protein L14, which translates to MIQSFTRLNVADNTGAKEIMCIKVLGGSKRRYASVGDVIVASVKKALPTGKVKKGQVVKAVVVRTKKEVQRENGSLIRFDDNAAVILDAKREPIGTRIFGPVSREVRYAGFMKIVSLAPEVV; encoded by the coding sequence ATGATCCAGAGCTTTACTCGTCTGAATGTTGCTGACAACACTGGTGCGAAAGAGATCATGTGTATCAAGGTTCTGGGCGGTTCCAAGCGCCGTTACGCTTCTGTAGGTGACGTTATCGTTGCTTCCGTGAAGAAAGCGCTCCCGACCGGAAAAGTCAAAAAAGGTCAGGTCGTCAAGGCTGTCGTTGTCCGTACGAAAAAAGAAGTACAGCGCGAAAACGGTTCTCTGATCCGTTTCGATGACAACGCTGCCGTCATCCTCGACGCAAAAAGAGAGCCGATCGGTACCCGTATCTTCGGTCCTGTCAGCCGTGAAGTACGCTACGCAGGGTTCATGAAGATCGTATCCCTGGCTCCGGAGGTTGTGTAA